Proteins co-encoded in one Gossypium arboreum isolate Shixiya-1 chromosome 11, ASM2569848v2, whole genome shotgun sequence genomic window:
- the LOC108471705 gene encoding blue copper protein 1a-like, which translates to MASNKLLMLSVVAICLPAMAMATDYLVGDDSGWTINFDYQAWAKDKAFYVGDKLVFQYPKGYHNVFKVNGTAFKNCDIPPANQALSSGNDTVVLNTPGRKWYICGVSNHCSAYAQKLFITVQYQYGWAPAPTPQILQVSQPWAPTPAPTPSSPSTPAPTPSVPDTIVTDPWASSLISSSPPLPTPIAPSWPPAPSLPTTPAPTPERWAPTTLSVPETTVTDPWAPAPAPLAPSPISSPPSLPTPTAPSWPPAPSPYPWI; encoded by the exons ATGGCTTCGAACAAGCTTCTTATGCTCTCAGTTGTAGCCATTTGTCTTCCTGCAATGGCTATGGCAACTGATTATCTCGTCGGGGATGATAGCGGATGGACCATCAATTTCGATTATCAAGCTTGGGCAAAGGATAAAGCATTTTACGTGGGTGATAAATTAG TGTTCCAATACCCTAAAGGATATCACAATGTGTTCAAAGTAAACGGTACAGCTTTCAAGAATTGTGACATTCCACCGGCAAACCAAGCTCTCAGCTCCGGAAATGACACTGTAGTCCTTAACACCCCCGGTAGAAAGTGGTACATCTGCGGTGTTAGTAACCATTGCTCTGCTTATGCCCAAAAGCTTTTCATCACTGTTCAATACCAGTATGGTTGGGCACCAGCACCAACCCCTCAAATACTACAAGTTAGTCAACCATGGGCACCAACTCCTGCACCCACTCCCTCTTCACCTTCAACACCCGCACCTACACCTTCAGTGCCAGACACAATAGTTACTGACCCTTGGGCATCATCTCTAATATCGTCTTCACCTCCACTGCCAACACCTATTGCACCTTCATGGCCACCGGCTCCGTCTTTGCCTACAACACCAGCACCAACTCCTGAGCGTTGGGCACCAACTACACTTTCAGTGCCAGAAACAACAGTTACTGACCCTTGGGCACCAGCTCCTGCACCTTTGGCACCATCTCCAATATCTTCTCCACCTTCACTGCCAACACCTACTGCACCTTCATGGCCACCGGCTCCATCTCCTTATCCATGGATTTGA